The Gossypium raimondii isolate GPD5lz unplaced genomic scaffold, ASM2569854v1 Contig00320, whole genome shotgun sequence DNA window CTAGCAAAACCACCCATCAGAGCCATCGTTAACCATTGGTCGTTAAGGCGTATTCTCAAAATACCTATATCTACAGCTGTGGCAATAGGCGCGTGATTTGGTAATACGCCAATTTGTCCGCTATTAGTagataaaatgatttctttCACTTCTGAATCCCAAACAATTCGATTAGGGGTAAGTACGCAAAGATTTAAGGTCATTTCTTCAATTTGCTCTCCATTTCTAAGTTCGTAGCCTTCGCAGTAGCTTCGTCGATGTTACCTACCAAATAAAAGGCCTGTTCAGGAAGACCGTCTAATTCTCCGGAAAGGATCAATTTAAATCCTCTAATTGTTTCTGCTAGACCAACATATTTCCCCGGGGAACCGGTAAATACTTCCGCTACGAAAAAGGGTTGTGATAAGAAACGCTCAATTTTTCGCGCTCTTGCTACGGTTAAGCGATCCTCTTCGGACAATTCGTCCAACCCAAGGATAGCTATAATGTCCTGAAGTTCTTTGTAACGCTGTAAGGTTTGCTTAACCCTTTGCGCAGTTTCATAATGTTCCTCACCAACGATTCGAGGTTGGAGCATAGTGGACGTTGAGTCTAAAGGATCTACCGCTGGATAAATACCTTTGGCAGCTAATCCTCTTGATAGTACGGTAGTAGCATCTAAATGCGCAAATGTTGTGGCAGGGGCAGGGTCGGTCAAATCATCCGCAGGTACATAAACTGCTTGAATAGAAGTTATGGATCCCTCCTTGGTAGAAGTAATTCTTTCTTGTAAAGTACCCATTTCGGTACTAAGGGTGGGTTGATAACCCACAGCGGAAGGCATTCTACCCAATAAGGCAGATACTTCGGATCCCGCTTGGACAAAACGGAAGATATTGTCTATAAATAGAAGTACGTCTTGTTCATTAACATCTCGGAAATATTCCGCCATAGTTAGGGCAGTCAATCCAACTCTCATACGAGCTCCTGGCGGTTCATTCATCTGACCGTAGACTAAAGCCACTTTTGATTCCGCAAGATTTTGTTCATTAATTACTCCAGATTCTTTCATTTCCATGTAAAGATCATTTCCTTCACGAGTCCGTTCACCTACTCCGCCAAATACGGATACGCCCCCATGAGCTTTGGCAATGTTGTTGATCAATTCCATAATGAGTACTGTTTTACCTACCCCAGCCCCCCCAAATAGTCCGATTTTTCCTCCACGACGATAAGGAGCTAAAAGATCGACTACTTTAATTCCTGTTtcaaaaatagataattttgTATCTAATTGTATGAAAGCGGGCGCGGATTTATGAATAGGGGATGTTGTGCGAGTATCTACAGGACCTAAATTATCAACGGGCTCCCCAAGCACGTTAAAAATTCGTCCTAGGGTCGCTCCGCCGACTGGAACACTTAGAGCAGCTCCCGTGTCAATCACTTCCATTCCTCTCGTTAGACCATCTGTAGCGCTCATAGCTACAGCTCTAACTCGATTATTTCCTAATAATTGCTGTACCTCACAAGTTACATTAATTTGTTGACCGGCGGTATCTCGACCCTTAACTACTAGGGCGTTGTAAATATTAGGCATCTTGCCCGGGGGAAAGGCTACATCCAGTACTGGACCGATGATTTGAGAAATACGCCccagattttctttttcaagcgTGGAAACTCCAGGAACAGAAGTAGTaggatttattttcataataaagtgaaatatgtcaattttttttttccaaaattatctaatacaaaaaaaatcttCGACAGGAGGTTGATCGGTTAATTCAATAAGAAATGGGGGTTAGCGCTCGATTTCGTTGGTCCCATCAATTCAAGTGCATGCAATTGGATTGTTTCCTTATTCAATGAAGGAATTTTTAAGTTCAACCAacctattttgaaaataggaagtggataaataaaaattttgggagagTCTTTCATTTGTCCATCATTATAGGCAACACCATCCATATTATCTATGGAATTCGAACCCGAACTCTATTTATGATTCCTTATTTCTATCTCATTAGCcttgtttcaatttcatttcgtattttattttagcatatcgattttttttttactttacgTCCAACCTCTCCCCCCTTTTTCCATCTATATTcccctttttttcatttcaggGCCGAATTACGCCTGTTTTCACATCTAGGATTTACATATACAACATATATTACTGTCAAGGgtgaatttattatttcttattattgagcttataatatataatttatattagatgttagaatattaattctattatatatttatctattctattatatatatattctaatatatattagtattagaatttatttatctattctaatatatattagtattagaatttatttatctattttattaatttatttatctattttatttataatatattagaatattatattaatattattttatattatttatctatttctattttatttatttcatttgcatttagaaTTTGGATTCAAAAAAAAGTAAGGAATTAGAAACTTGAAAAACACGGATCGGGTTGCGCCATACATATGAAAGAATATAGAATAATGATGTATTTGGCGAATCAAATACCATGGTCTAATAAGGAACCTTTCGGATTCGttgataattttttgaaagatttctTCGAAAAGGTTTCATTAACTCCTCATTTATATCGAGTAGACCTTGTTGTTGCGAGAATTCTTAATTCATGAGTTGTAGGGAGGGACTTATGTCACCACAAACAGAGACTAAAGCAAGTGTTGGATTCAAAGCTGGTGTTAAAGAGTATAAATTGACTTATTATACTCCTCAATATGAAGTCAAAGATACTGATATCTTGGCAGCCTTCCGAGTAACTCCTCAACCCGGAGTTCCGCCTGAGGAAGCAGGGGCCGCGGTAGCTGCTGAATCTTCTACTGGTACATGGACAACCGTGTGGACCGATGGGCTTACCAGCCTTGATCGTTACAAAGGGCGATGCTACCACATTGAGCCCGTTCCTGGAGAAGAAgatcaatatatatgttatgtagCTTACCCTTTAGACCTTTTGAAGAAGGTTCTGTTACTAACATGTTTACTTCCATTGTGGGTAATGTATTTGGGTTCAAAGCCCTGCGCGCTCTACGTCTAGAGGATCTGCGAATCCCTACTGCTTATGTTAAAACTTTCCAAGGCCCGCCTCATGGCATCCAGGTTGAAAGAGATAAATTGAACAAGTATGGTCGCCCCCTATTAGGATGTACTATTAAACCTAAATTGGGGTTATCCGCTAAGAACTACGGTAGAGCAGTTTATGAATGTCTACGTGGCGGGCTTGATTTTACCAAAGATGATGAGAATGTGAACTCCCAACCATTTATGCGCTGGAGAGACCGTTTCTTATTTTGTGCCGAAGCAATTTATAAATCACAGGCTGAAACAGGTGAAATCAAAGGGCATTACTTGAATGCTACTGCAGGTACATGTGAAGAAATGATCAAAAGGGCCGTGTGTGCTAGAGAATTGGGAGTTCCTATCGTAATGCACGACTACTTAACAGGTGGGTTCACTGCAAATACTAGCTTGGCTCGTTATTGCCGAGATAAT harbors:
- the LOC128038832 gene encoding ATP synthase subunit beta, chloroplastic-like, with the protein product MKINPTTSVPGVSTLEKENLGRISQIIGPVLDVAFPPGKMPNIYNALVVKGRDTAGQQINVTCEVQQLLGNNRVRAVAMSATDGLTRGMEVIDTGAALSVPVGGATLGRIFNVLGEPVDNLGPVDTRTTSPIHKSAPAFIQLDTKLSIFETGIKVVDLLAPYRRGGKIGLFGGAGVGKTVLIMELINNIAKAHGGVSVFGGVGERTREGNDLYMEMKESGVINEQNLAESKVALVYGQMNEPPGARMRVGLTALTMAEYFRDVNEQDVLLFIDNIFRFVQAGSEVSALLGRMPSAVGYQPTLSTEMGTLQERITSTKEGSITSIQAVYVPADDLTDPAPATTFAHLDATTVLSRGLAAKGIYPAVDPLDSTSTMLQPRIVGEEHYETAQRVKQTLQRYKELQDIIAILGLDELSEEDRLTVARARKIERFLSQPFFVAEVFTGSPGKYVGLAETIRGFKLILSGELDGLPEQAFYLVGNIDEATAKATNLEMEKVKEIILSTNSGQIGVLPNHAPIATAVDIGILRIRLNDQWLTMALMGGFARIGNNEITILVNDAEKGSDIDPQEAQQALEIAEANLRKAEGKRQTIEANLALRRARTRVEAINAIS